The window CTCCATGGCAGGTTACATCTTTTTAACCCAGATGGCAAAGATATATTTAGGTGAACATCAAAAACAGAACCTGGGGATAACCATGGGGGACGCCGTGGAAAAACTGCTTTCGAGAAGGGACGGTATAGTCCTCTTGGAGTATCATTCCACTGATCATCCTGAACGGGTCTTCAAAAGAATCCTGGACGGCTGGGGGAGTATGGGCATTTTCCCGCTGATAGTTGACATCGGGGACACGCTCCACGGGTTCGTTCAAAATCTGCGGTTCAGCGGATGGGATATGAAGATGGACTCAGTGCCCGTGATAAAGATACGGGGACTGGTGGACGTTGGCAACGTTCTGGGGAAGATTGACGTTGTGGAAGACTTCGAGTATCATCTGGCACTCTACGCCAGAATCGCGCGAAAGGTCCCGAAGGGAAGTAGAAATCACACGGTGGTACTTG of the Thermococcus sp. 21S7 genome contains:
- a CDS encoding DUF257 family protein, whose translation is MGDAVEKLLSRRDGIVLLEYHSTDHPERVFKRILDGWGSMGIFPLIVDIGDTLHGFVQNLRFSGWDMKMDSVPVIKIRGLVDVGNVLGKIDVVEDFEYHLALYARIARKVPKGSRNHTVVL